The Pseudodesulfovibrio cashew genomic sequence ATCTGGCCGTGGCCATGGCCGTGGGCTCGCTGCTGCGGCGCGAGGTGAAGCGCATCGTGCTCACCCGCCCGGCCGTGGAGGCCGGGGAGAAACTCGGGTTCCTGCCCGGCGACCTGACCGAAAAGATCAACCCCTACCTGCGTCCCCTCTATGACGGGCTGCACGATATGCTCGACTTCGCCAAGGTGCAGGAATATCAGGAGACCGGCGTCATCGAAGTCGCCCCTCTGGCCTTCATGCGCGGGCGGACGCTGAATGACGCGTTCATCATCCTGGACGAGGCCCAGAACACCACGCCCGAGCAGATGAAGATGTTTCTCACCCGCCTGGGTTTCGGCTCCCGCGCAGTGGTCACTGGGGACGTGACACAGATCGATCTGCCGTCTCACGCCAAGTCCGGGCTGTTGCACGCAAGGGCCATCCTGGGCAAGGAGGAGTCCATCCGTTTCATCACCTTCGATGAGCACGACGTAATCCGCCATCCTCTGGTGGGGCGGATTGTCCGGGCTTACGATCGTTTCGAGAGCGGGGCCGGGTAACCATGGCAGGTGCGGTAACCGTCATACGCGAAACCCGGCTTGATCCGGGTTTTCCGCTTTCCCGCCGCGAGCTTTCAGGGTTGCTGACCGTGATCCTCGACTCTCTGGGGCTGGAGGGACGGAGCGTTGAGGTCAAGCTGGTGGGCGATGGCGAGATTGCCCGCCTTAACCGGGAATTCATGGGCTGCGAAGGGCCTACCAATATTTTGAGCTTTCCGTCCGGCGACGAGGACGGCGAATTTATGGGAGCCCTGGCCCTGTCCGTGGACGCGGTAGCCAGGGAATCATT encodes the following:
- a CDS encoding PhoH family protein, translating into MSATKLEFDDSNLASQLFGPQNQHLKLLGERIGTKIESRGNSVTIQCDGNDCHKADLAGQVLTQLYGMLKTGKPLYPQDVDFACRVLERKPSADVGQVFKDDVYATSGKRTVSPKTLNQRAYLDAIRESDLTFGIGPAGTGKTYLAVAMAVGSLLRREVKRIVLTRPAVEAGEKLGFLPGDLTEKINPYLRPLYDGLHDMLDFAKVQEYQETGVIEVAPLAFMRGRTLNDAFIILDEAQNTTPEQMKMFLTRLGFGSRAVVTGDVTQIDLPSHAKSGLLHARAILGKEESIRFITFDEHDVIRHPLVGRIVRAYDRFESGAG
- the ybeY gene encoding rRNA maturation RNase YbeY translates to MAGAVTVIRETRLDPGFPLSRRELSGLLTVILDSLGLEGRSVEVKLVGDGEIARLNREFMGCEGPTNILSFPSGDEDGEFMGALALSVDAVARESFLYGQQPTLHLARLLAHGVLHLAGHDHGEIMYDLTDAAVDRVALEYAIAGEDHAWA